The following coding sequences lie in one Arthrobacter sp. PGP41 genomic window:
- a CDS encoding ABC transporter ATP-binding protein: MVNAIEVSNISKQFVLRHTRSIKEAVVWLAKGRKGDLSEKFHALKDVTIEVKAGETVALLGLNGSGKSTLLKHISGVMLPDTGSVRTRGRVAGLIEVGAGFHPDLSGRDNVFLNGAILGMTEQQVKERFDDIVEFSEIGQFIDTEVKFYSSGMYLRLAFSVAVHTDPEVFLIDEILAVGDEPFQRKCIDKIQELARDGKTLVVVSHDLDLVSRICERGILLEHGNVKFDGSIHDAVAMLRA; encoded by the coding sequence GTGGTCAACGCAATAGAAGTTTCAAATATCAGCAAGCAGTTCGTGCTACGGCACACCAGGTCCATCAAAGAAGCAGTTGTATGGCTGGCTAAAGGCCGCAAAGGCGATTTGTCGGAGAAGTTCCATGCCCTGAAGGACGTCACGATAGAGGTCAAGGCGGGCGAGACAGTGGCCCTTCTGGGCCTGAACGGGTCAGGGAAATCCACTCTCCTGAAACACATTTCCGGCGTTATGCTCCCCGATACAGGATCGGTCAGGACCAGGGGACGGGTGGCTGGCCTAATTGAAGTAGGTGCCGGCTTCCATCCCGATCTCTCCGGCCGGGACAACGTGTTCCTAAACGGAGCCATACTGGGGATGACTGAGCAGCAGGTTAAGGAGCGGTTCGATGACATCGTTGAGTTCTCCGAGATCGGGCAATTCATCGACACAGAGGTTAAGTTCTACTCCTCTGGCATGTACCTGCGGCTTGCCTTCTCCGTTGCCGTCCACACCGATCCTGAAGTGTTCCTGATCGACGAGATCCTTGCAGTCGGCGACGAGCCGTTCCAGCGGAAATGCATCGACAAGATCCAGGAACTGGCTCGCGACGGCAAGACGCTTGTCGTGGTCAGCCATGACCTCGATCTTGTGTCAAGGATTTGTGAGCGCGGCATCCTGTTGGAGCACGGCAACGTTAAGTTCGACGGGTCAATCCACGACGCCGTCGCAATGCTTCGGGCGTAG